One Candidatus Binataceae bacterium genomic window, GGCCCGCGGCGAGGCTGAGCGCGGCGAACGTCCCGCACATCCTGTATGCGGCGAGGGCGATCACGGCGGCGCCGCTGCGCTCGGCGGCGCGCGCGAGTCTAAGCGCAGGCGATTGCGGGAGTGGGCGCGTATCCTCGCCGAAGTCGATTATGACCAGGCCGAAGCCGCCCGCGGCGAGGATCATTTCGGCGGCTTTGAGGATCGCGGAGTTGCGCCGCGACGGCATCGTGCCTGGGAGGCGGGAGGAGGGCGTATTTTTGAACGAGGCCCAGAGTAGGCGTTTCAGCTCGACGCCCGCCGCCATCATGCTGTCGGGATCGAACGCGCCGGACGCATCAAGCCACGCGGCGACCTCGCCACGGCTGGTAGATGAAGCGGCGAAGGCGGCGGCCAGCGAGGTTTTGCCGGAGCCAGGCGCGCCGATGACCTCGCTGATACGGCCGCGCGGAATCCCGCCCTCGAGAAGTGCGTCGAGCGGGGCGAGCCCCGAGATTAGACGGCGATCCTTGCGGGTAAGCTCATGCCCGTGGAAGACGCCAGAAAATTCAAGTGTTCGTTGAGGATTGCCGGAATCTGCCGATTGCTGCGGGAGTGCGAGGTCAAGAGAGCGGATATCCAACGCGCTAGCGATCGCGGCAGCCATGGACCTATATTCGCTTTTTTTTCGCTATTGGTCAAAGGGGAACTAAGGTGGGGGATGTCAAGTAATACTTTAAATATCGGCTAATTTCATGTGTGGCTGTGTTCACAATCCGTCATCGTGAGCGACGCTCACCATGACGAAGGTCGCTTTGGCGTGAAGGCAATGAGCTTGATATGAAACCAGTGCTAACATCCTGAAAGAATAGACTGCGAACCGCCAAAGTTGCGGCGTGGTTTTCTGGTTTCCCTTCCCGTGCTGGAGGAAGTTGCAGGCGCGGGCGTTCAGAGTCTTTGACGGGGTAATCTGTTGAACTGGCTGAAGCAACAGCAGTGGCATTGTGGAAGGCTTCGAGGCGCTGCACCCTCACCCGGCTGGCGAGCAGCTTAGACACAGACATCTCAAGCTGCTCGCCAGCCGACCTCTCCCGCTTTTGCGGGCGAGGTTATTCGGCGAGGCTTGCTC contains:
- a CDS encoding ATPase domain-containing protein yields the protein MAAAIASALDIRSLDLALPQQSADSGNPQRTLEFSGVFHGHELTRKDRRLISGLAPLDALLEGGIPRGRISEVIGAPGSGKTSLAAAFAASSTSRGEVAAWLDASGAFDPDSMMAAGVELKRLLWASFKNTPSSRLPGTMPSRRNSAILKAAEMILAAGGFGLVIIDFGEDTRPLPQSPALRLARAAERSGAAVIALAAYRMCGTFAALSLAAGRAGIRFSRLTPASPATFEGLSIEATVARNKMGAMGRRTRLDALVDPIAADPLTPIVAPRAASTSNLRRSS